From Candidatus Polarisedimenticolaceae bacterium:
CTCGTCGAGGTCGGAGGCCGCCATGAGGCGCTCGAGGATCGGGGTCATGCGCGGCCCAGGTCGAGGAAGTTCGCGAGCAAGGTCGCCCCTTCGGGCGTCAGCACGCTCTCGGGGTGGAACTGAACCCCCTCCACCGGAAGGCTCGCATGGCGGAGGCCCATGACCTCCCCCGCCGAGGTGTACGCGCTCACGGCGAGCTCGGAGGGCAGGCCTTCCTCGGAGACGGCGAGGGAGTGATAGCGCCCTCCCGCGAACGGGTTCGCGAGCCCTTCGTAGAGGGTGCGGCCGTCGTGGTAGACCGGCGACGCCTGTCCGTGGACCACCTCGGGGGCATGGACGACGCGTCCGCCGAACAGGAGCGCCAGCGCCTGATGCCCGAGGCAGACGCCGAGCGTCGGTACGCGAGGAACGAGCGCCTCGAGGATCGCGAGCGTGGCACCCGCCGACTCCGGCCGCCCCGGGCCGGGCGAGACGACGAGGTGCGAAGGACCGAGATCGACCGCTTCCGCGGCACCGATCGCGTCGTTGCGACGAACGTCGACCGAGGCGCCGAGACCGAGAAACGCCTGCGCAAGGTTCCACGTGAACGAGTCGTAGTTGTCGACGATCAGAACGTGGGCGCGCATGCCGCCTCCTCGAGCGAGAGCGCCGCCCGCATGATCGCGGCCTTCGCGAGGATCTCGTCGTGCTCGCGCTCCGGCACGCTCCCCGCGACGATCCCGGCACCGGCCTGGAACGAGACCTCGCCCTCGTGGAACGCGAGGGTTCGGATCGTGATCGCCTGATCGAGCGCGCCGCCGTGGCCGAAGTAGCCGACCGTGCCCGCGTAGAACCCTCGCGGCTGCGGCTCGATCGCCTC
This genomic window contains:
- a CDS encoding aminodeoxychorismate/anthranilate synthase component II codes for the protein MRAHVLIVDNYDSFTWNLAQAFLGLGASVDVRRNDAIGAAEAVDLGPSHLVVSPGPGRPESAGATLAILEALVPRVPTLGVCLGHQALALLFGGRVVHAPEVVHGQASPVYHDGRTLYEGLANPFAGGRYHSLAVSEEGLPSELAVSAYTSAGEVMGLRHASLPVEGVQFHPESVLTPEGATLLANFLDLGRA